One window from the genome of Silene latifolia isolate original U9 population unplaced genomic scaffold, ASM4854445v1 scaffold_119, whole genome shotgun sequence encodes:
- the LOC141637530 gene encoding calmodulin-binding receptor-like cytoplasmic kinase 2 isoform X1, with amino-acid sequence MSSTPKHDHASARSTKALNQQKNKSFLISFKAAVRKIVVVFTAFGSSKSKGDVFSEGGESYGVGGGGRRSSHADRNSSSGFSSGSKNTGSSPYYNGTRSSESSKLRTGEFLGSLNFTLDDIQKVTKNFSQDNLIGEGGFGTVFKGQLQDGTQVAVKRARKDMTSKRTVDEFRSEVLAFSKIEHLNLVKFYGYLEHPDEKIIVVEYVSNGTLFDHLHGSRGFGLELAERLDIAIDVAHAVTYLHTYNDPPIIHRDIKSSNVLITERLRAKVTDFGLARLVPDGADVTHISTQIKGTVGYLDPEYMKSYQLTEKSDVYSFGVLLVELVTGRHPIEPKRVAKERMTPRWALSKLKEGMPVLAMDPKLQRSPPSIKAVEKILELARKCTGLIRQSRPTMKECVETLWAIRKEFKGAGQLGNFSSHRSVDLLEKDARKVRQQYMGGESYSFMSA; translated from the exons ATGAGTTCAACCCCAAAACATGATCATGCTTCTGCTAGAAGTACTAAAGCTTTAAACCAACAAAAAAACAAGTCTTTTTTAATCAGTTTTAAAGCTGCTGTTAGaaaaattgttgttgtttttacagCTTTTGGGTCTAGTAAATCAAAAGGTGATGTTTTTTCAGAAGGGGGTGAGAGTtatggtgttggtggtggtggtaggagATCAAGTCATGCTGATAGGAACTCATCTT CTGGGTTTTCTTCAGGAAGCAAGAATACAGGATCATCACCATATTATAACGGTACGCGATCAAGTGAATCTTCAAAACTCAGAACTGGGGAGTTTTTAGGGTCGTTGAATTTCACTCTTGACGACATCCAAAAGGTCACCAAAAACTTCTCTCAGGATAACCTGATAGGAGAAGGCGGGTTTGGGACAGTGTTTAAAGGACAGTTGCAGGATGGAACTCAGGTTGCTGTAAAACGTGCCCGAAAG GACATGACAAGTAAACGTACTGTAGATGAATTCAGGAGTGAAGTACTGGCCTTCTCAAAGATAGAGCACCTAAATTTAGTGAAGTTCTATGGATATCTAGAGCACCCAGATGAGAAGATTATTGTCGTCGAGTATGTTAGCAATGGCACACTCTTTGACCATTTACATG GTAGTCGAGGATTTGGGCTTGAGCTTGCTGAAAGATTGGACATTGCAATTGATGTAGCTCACGCAGTCACTTATTTACATACTTATAATG ATCCGCCAATTATCCACAGAGATATAAAATCATCAAACGTTCTCATCACAGAGAGACTTCGGGCTAAAGTGACAGACTTTGGGCTTGCTCGACTTGTCCCGGATGGCGCAGATGTGACTCACATTTCAACTCAGATTAAAGGGACAGTCGGATATTTGGATCCCGAGTATATGAAGAGTTACCAGCTTACTGAAAAGAGCGATGTCTACTCATTTGGTGTATTGCTCGTGGAACTAGTGACCGGAAGACATCCTATTGAACCAAAGAGAGTGGCTAAAGAGAGGATGACGCCAAGATGG GCCTTGAGCAAACTAAAAGAAGGAATGCCGGTACTAGCAATGGATCCTAAGCTGCAAAGAAGTCCACCATCGATCAAGGCAGTTGAAAAAATCCTAGAACTTGCCCGAAAATGCACAGGACTTATTCGACAGTCTAGACCGACCATGAAGGAATGTGTAGAAACATTATGGGCTATCCGAAAGGAATTCAAAGGGGCTGGTCAGTTGGGTAATTTTAGTTCCCATAGATCAGTCGATCTGCTTGAGAAGGACGCGAGAAAAGTCCGCCAACAATATATGGGTGGGGAAAGCTACTCATTTATGTCCGCATAA
- the LOC141637530 gene encoding calmodulin-binding receptor-like cytoplasmic kinase 1 isoform X2 gives MFFQKGVRVMVLVVVVGDQVMLIGTHLLGFLQEARIQDHHHIITDNLIGEGGFGTVFKGQLQDGTQVAVKRARKDMTSKRTVDEFRSEVLAFSKIEHLNLVKFYGYLEHPDEKIIVVEYVSNGTLFDHLHGSRGFGLELAERLDIAIDVAHAVTYLHTYNDPPIIHRDIKSSNVLITERLRAKVTDFGLARLVPDGADVTHISTQIKGTVGYLDPEYMKSYQLTEKSDVYSFGVLLVELVTGRHPIEPKRVAKERMTPRWALSKLKEGMPVLAMDPKLQRSPPSIKAVEKILELARKCTGLIRQSRPTMKECVETLWAIRKEFKGAGQLGNFSSHRSVDLLEKDARKVRQQYMGGESYSFMSA, from the exons ATGTTTTTTCAGAAGGGGGTGAGAGTtatggtgttggtggtggtggtaggagATCAAGTCATGCTGATAGGAACTCATCTT CTGGGTTTTCTTCAGGAAGCAAGAATACAGGATCATCACCATATTATAACG GATAACCTGATAGGAGAAGGCGGGTTTGGGACAGTGTTTAAAGGACAGTTGCAGGATGGAACTCAGGTTGCTGTAAAACGTGCCCGAAAG GACATGACAAGTAAACGTACTGTAGATGAATTCAGGAGTGAAGTACTGGCCTTCTCAAAGATAGAGCACCTAAATTTAGTGAAGTTCTATGGATATCTAGAGCACCCAGATGAGAAGATTATTGTCGTCGAGTATGTTAGCAATGGCACACTCTTTGACCATTTACATG GTAGTCGAGGATTTGGGCTTGAGCTTGCTGAAAGATTGGACATTGCAATTGATGTAGCTCACGCAGTCACTTATTTACATACTTATAATG ATCCGCCAATTATCCACAGAGATATAAAATCATCAAACGTTCTCATCACAGAGAGACTTCGGGCTAAAGTGACAGACTTTGGGCTTGCTCGACTTGTCCCGGATGGCGCAGATGTGACTCACATTTCAACTCAGATTAAAGGGACAGTCGGATATTTGGATCCCGAGTATATGAAGAGTTACCAGCTTACTGAAAAGAGCGATGTCTACTCATTTGGTGTATTGCTCGTGGAACTAGTGACCGGAAGACATCCTATTGAACCAAAGAGAGTGGCTAAAGAGAGGATGACGCCAAGATGG GCCTTGAGCAAACTAAAAGAAGGAATGCCGGTACTAGCAATGGATCCTAAGCTGCAAAGAAGTCCACCATCGATCAAGGCAGTTGAAAAAATCCTAGAACTTGCCCGAAAATGCACAGGACTTATTCGACAGTCTAGACCGACCATGAAGGAATGTGTAGAAACATTATGGGCTATCCGAAAGGAATTCAAAGGGGCTGGTCAGTTGGGTAATTTTAGTTCCCATAGATCAGTCGATCTGCTTGAGAAGGACGCGAGAAAAGTCCGCCAACAATATATGGGTGGGGAAAGCTACTCATTTATGTCCGCATAA
- the LOC141637530 gene encoding calmodulin-binding receptor-like cytoplasmic kinase 1 isoform X3 — translation MFFQKGVRVMVLVVVVGDQVMLIGTHLEARIQDHHHIITDNLIGEGGFGTVFKGQLQDGTQVAVKRARKDMTSKRTVDEFRSEVLAFSKIEHLNLVKFYGYLEHPDEKIIVVEYVSNGTLFDHLHGSRGFGLELAERLDIAIDVAHAVTYLHTYNDPPIIHRDIKSSNVLITERLRAKVTDFGLARLVPDGADVTHISTQIKGTVGYLDPEYMKSYQLTEKSDVYSFGVLLVELVTGRHPIEPKRVAKERMTPRWALSKLKEGMPVLAMDPKLQRSPPSIKAVEKILELARKCTGLIRQSRPTMKECVETLWAIRKEFKGAGQLGNFSSHRSVDLLEKDARKVRQQYMGGESYSFMSA, via the exons ATGTTTTTTCAGAAGGGGGTGAGAGTtatggtgttggtggtggtggtaggagATCAAGTCATGCTGATAGGAACTCATCTT GAAGCAAGAATACAGGATCATCACCATATTATAACG GATAACCTGATAGGAGAAGGCGGGTTTGGGACAGTGTTTAAAGGACAGTTGCAGGATGGAACTCAGGTTGCTGTAAAACGTGCCCGAAAG GACATGACAAGTAAACGTACTGTAGATGAATTCAGGAGTGAAGTACTGGCCTTCTCAAAGATAGAGCACCTAAATTTAGTGAAGTTCTATGGATATCTAGAGCACCCAGATGAGAAGATTATTGTCGTCGAGTATGTTAGCAATGGCACACTCTTTGACCATTTACATG GTAGTCGAGGATTTGGGCTTGAGCTTGCTGAAAGATTGGACATTGCAATTGATGTAGCTCACGCAGTCACTTATTTACATACTTATAATG ATCCGCCAATTATCCACAGAGATATAAAATCATCAAACGTTCTCATCACAGAGAGACTTCGGGCTAAAGTGACAGACTTTGGGCTTGCTCGACTTGTCCCGGATGGCGCAGATGTGACTCACATTTCAACTCAGATTAAAGGGACAGTCGGATATTTGGATCCCGAGTATATGAAGAGTTACCAGCTTACTGAAAAGAGCGATGTCTACTCATTTGGTGTATTGCTCGTGGAACTAGTGACCGGAAGACATCCTATTGAACCAAAGAGAGTGGCTAAAGAGAGGATGACGCCAAGATGG GCCTTGAGCAAACTAAAAGAAGGAATGCCGGTACTAGCAATGGATCCTAAGCTGCAAAGAAGTCCACCATCGATCAAGGCAGTTGAAAAAATCCTAGAACTTGCCCGAAAATGCACAGGACTTATTCGACAGTCTAGACCGACCATGAAGGAATGTGTAGAAACATTATGGGCTATCCGAAAGGAATTCAAAGGGGCTGGTCAGTTGGGTAATTTTAGTTCCCATAGATCAGTCGATCTGCTTGAGAAGGACGCGAGAAAAGTCCGCCAACAATATATGGGTGGGGAAAGCTACTCATTTATGTCCGCATAA